The following coding sequences are from one Mycobacterium bourgelatii window:
- the trhA gene encoding PAQR family membrane homeostasis protein TrhA, with the protein MTSQTDTLNKPETEDGFSPRDAAHTVVDGVARVLGKPRARGWIHVYSAVIAVAAGASLVAVSWAVHSTKAGLATLLYTFATIFMFTVSATYHRVNWKSETSRKWMKRADHSMIFVFIAGSYTPFALLALPPDSAKLMLSIVWGGAAAGILLKMLWPSAPRWVGVPLYILLGWVAVWYIGTILHNAGVAALVLLLVGGALYSIGGILYALRWPDPWPSTFGYHEFFHACTAVAAICHYIAMWFVVFY; encoded by the coding sequence ATGACCAGCCAGACCGACACTCTCAACAAGCCAGAAACCGAGGACGGCTTCTCGCCACGTGATGCTGCCCATACCGTCGTCGACGGCGTAGCCCGGGTCCTGGGCAAGCCGCGCGCCCGCGGCTGGATCCACGTCTACTCCGCAGTCATCGCGGTCGCCGCCGGCGCATCGCTGGTTGCGGTGTCGTGGGCCGTCCACTCCACCAAGGCCGGCTTGGCCACGCTGCTCTACACGTTTGCCACCATCTTCATGTTCACGGTCAGCGCCACCTACCACCGAGTCAACTGGAAATCAGAGACGTCTCGGAAATGGATGAAGCGCGCCGACCACTCGATGATCTTCGTGTTCATCGCCGGTAGCTACACACCCTTCGCCTTGCTGGCCCTGCCGCCCGATTCCGCGAAATTGATGTTGTCGATCGTGTGGGGAGGCGCAGCGGCCGGCATCCTGCTGAAGATGCTCTGGCCCTCGGCGCCCCGCTGGGTGGGGGTGCCCCTCTACATCCTGCTGGGTTGGGTGGCCGTGTGGTACATCGGGACGATCCTGCACAACGCGGGAGTCGCCGCCCTGGTGCTGCTGCTGGTCGGCGGCGCGTTGTACAGCATCGGCGGCATCCTCTATGCGCTGAGGTGGCCGGACCCGTGGCCGTCGACCTTCGGCTATCACGAGTTCTTCCACGCCTGCACCGCGGTGGCGGCTATCTGCCACTACATCGCGATGTGGTTCGTGGTCTTCTACTGA
- a CDS encoding nuclear transport factor 2 family protein, whose translation MPRPDRTHELTDTVHRYLAAVANGSVDDLVAFYADDATLEDPVGGEVHIGKSAIAGFYSAIIGMERETELVTLRVSGNEAAFHFRLIVAAGDNKMQIEPIETMVFNSQGKVTAMKAYWSAADVKRL comes from the coding sequence ATGCCACGTCCCGACAGGACTCATGAACTCACCGACACGGTGCACCGCTACCTGGCAGCGGTGGCCAACGGCAGCGTCGACGATCTGGTCGCCTTCTATGCTGACGACGCCACGCTCGAGGACCCGGTCGGTGGCGAGGTGCACATCGGCAAGTCCGCCATCGCCGGGTTCTATTCGGCGATCATCGGGATGGAGCGGGAGACCGAACTCGTGACGCTACGGGTTTCGGGCAACGAAGCCGCGTTTCACTTCCGGTTGATCGTGGCCGCCGGCGACAACAAGATGCAGATCGAGCCCATCGAGACGATGGTGTTCAACTCGCAGGGCAAGGTCACGGCGATGAAGGCGTATTGGTCAGCCGCCGACGTCAAGCGGCTGTAG
- a CDS encoding cellulose binding domain-containing protein codes for MSFVIVPPAVLATAAAEIAGIGSAIGAANSAASAATTGLLAAAADEVSTAITMLFNTNALEYQSLSAQVAAFHSQFVNALTGGANTFASAEAANAAQLGGVTGAQGGAIGEGATVTEGGAATAQAGLMGVAESGGLNALSVSGATTSLGSATNTGVEAAYTVKSQWQSGYVANYTITNTGATPLTNWQLQFNLPENASITNAWSTQLTQSGSQYTLTPQSYNSTISPGESITIGFQAAQTGEYSAPTDVLVSGNHAAAEPPTNPPTNPPTNPPTNPPTEPPTTPPTTPPAVPPATGDGLTATYTTPSQWEGGYIANYTITNTGTTPMSNWQLEFDLPQNASITNAWSAQVTQAGGHYTLTPQSYNSTIAPGESITVGFQAAQSGAYLPPTEVLINGQPVPSSEPPTNPPTNPPTNPPTNPPTEPPTNPPTNPPTNPPTNPPTEPPTVPPTTGDGLTATYSTPSQWDGGYIANYTITNSGATPITNWQLQFDLTGNASIGNSWNTQLVQTGSHYTLNPASYNAMIAPGDSITLGYQVAQVGAYVAPTNLLINGEPVTVTPPTTPPTTPPTTPPVTPPPGATVISTQYGTTTVNGGYVVQNNAWNNPSGQTIAVDPTGGFTITQMNGSASTNGAPLGYPSIFEGVHYGTSSTGTNLPIQLSLIDTAMTSIDYNYVPTGVWNASYDIWLDSSYTTTGVNDHEIMIWFNHQGPIQPVGSPTGNVTVAGRNFTLWMGSNGQNTVTSYVATEPIEVWTFDVMDFVDHTDSIASLPVNQSWYLTSIQAGFEPWQGGVGLAVESFDAKVTTNT; via the coding sequence ATGTCATTCGTGATCGTTCCGCCGGCGGTCTTGGCGACTGCGGCAGCGGAAATTGCCGGGATCGGGTCGGCAATCGGTGCGGCGAACAGCGCCGCGAGCGCCGCTACCACGGGCCTGTTGGCCGCGGCCGCCGACGAGGTTTCGACCGCGATCACCATGTTGTTCAACACCAACGCCTTGGAATACCAAAGCCTCAGCGCTCAGGTGGCGGCGTTCCACTCTCAGTTCGTCAACGCCCTGACCGGCGGTGCGAATACGTTCGCCAGCGCCGAAGCGGCGAATGCCGCTCAGCTGGGCGGCGTTACTGGTGCTCAGGGGGGCGCCATTGGCGAAGGCGCGACGGTGACCGAGGGCGGGGCGGCCACGGCGCAAGCCGGCCTGATGGGCGTTGCGGAGAGTGGCGGCCTTAATGCCCTGTCGGTGAGTGGGGCGACGACGTCGCTCGGCAGCGCCACCAACACCGGCGTCGAAGCGGCCTACACGGTGAAATCGCAATGGCAGAGCGGTTACGTGGCCAATTACACCATTACAAACACCGGTGCAACCCCTCTTACTAATTGGCAGCTGCAATTCAATCTGCCCGAAAATGCATCGATCACTAATGCGTGGAGCACGCAACTCACCCAGTCTGGTTCGCAGTACACCCTGACTCCACAGAGTTACAACAGCACGATTTCGCCCGGTGAGTCGATCACCATCGGTTTCCAGGCCGCGCAAACGGGCGAATATTCGGCGCCGACCGATGTCCTCGTCAGCGGAAATCACGCCGCCGCGGAACCCCCGACGAATCCGCCCACTAATCCGCCGACCAACCCACCGACCAACCCGCCGACCGAGCCACCAACCACCCCACCGACCACCCCGCCAGCCGTTCCGCCGGCCACCGGCGATGGCCTCACCGCCACATACACGACGCCGTCGCAGTGGGAGGGCGGCTACATCGCGAACTACACGATCACAAACACCGGCACCACGCCGATGTCGAACTGGCAGTTGGAATTTGACCTGCCGCAGAATGCATCGATCACCAACGCGTGGAGCGCACAGGTCACCCAGGCGGGTGGCCACTACACGCTGACTCCGCAGAGCTACAACAGCACCATTGCGCCGGGTGAGTCGATCACCGTCGGGTTCCAGGCCGCGCAGTCGGGCGCATACTTGCCCCCGACCGAGGTGCTGATCAATGGCCAACCGGTGCCAAGTAGCGAGCCTCCGACGAATCCGCCGACTAACCCACCGACCAATCCGCCGACGAACCCGCCCACCGAGCCTCCGACCAACCCGCCGACTAACCCGCCGACTAACCCGCCGACCAACCCGCCGACGGAACCCCCGACCGTTCCGCCGACCACCGGGGACGGTCTGACTGCTACCTATTCCACGCCGTCGCAGTGGGATGGCGGTTACATCGCGAACTACACGATCACCAACTCAGGCGCGACGCCGATCACCAACTGGCAGCTGCAATTCGACCTGACCGGCAACGCGTCCATCGGCAACTCGTGGAATACGCAGCTGGTTCAGACGGGTTCGCATTACACCTTGAACCCGGCCAGCTACAACGCGATGATCGCGCCGGGCGATTCGATCACCCTCGGCTACCAGGTGGCTCAGGTCGGCGCCTACGTGGCACCGACGAACCTGTTGATCAACGGCGAACCGGTCACGGTTACCCCTCCGACCACGCCGCCCACGACGCCGCCGACGACCCCGCCCGTCACGCCGCCGCCGGGGGCGACGGTGATTTCCACGCAGTATGGGACGACGACGGTCAACGGTGGGTATGTGGTGCAGAACAATGCGTGGAACAACCCGTCGGGGCAGACGATTGCGGTGGATCCCACGGGTGGGTTCACGATCACGCAGATGAATGGGTCGGCGTCGACCAATGGTGCGCCGTTGGGGTATCCGTCGATTTTCGAGGGGGTGCATTACGGCACGTCGTCGACGGGGACGAATCTGCCGATTCAGTTGAGTCTGATCGATACGGCGATGACCAGTATCGATTACAACTACGTGCCGACGGGGGTGTGGAACGCCTCCTACGACATCTGGCTGGATTCGAGCTACACCACTACCGGGGTCAACGATCACGAGATCATGATCTGGTTCAACCATCAGGGTCCGATTCAGCCGGTGGGGTCGCCGACGGGGAATGTGACGGTGGCGGGCAGGAACTTCACGTTGTGGATGGGCAGCAATGGTCAGAACACGGTGACGTCGTATGTGGCGACCGAGCCGATCGAGGTGTGGACCTTCGATGTGATGGATTTCGTCGACCACACCGACAGCATCGCCAGCTTGCCGGTCAACCAGAGCTGGTATCTGACCAGCATCCAAGCCGGCTTCGAACCCTGGCAGGGCGGCGTGGGCCTGGCCGTCGAATCCTTCGACGCCAAGGTCACCACCAACACCTAA
- a CDS encoding cystathionine gamma-synthase produces the protein MSDERTAQHGLGTKAIHAGYRPDPATGAVNTPIYASSTFAQDGVGGLRGGFEYARTGNPTRAALEASLAAVEEGAFGRAFSSGMAATDCALRAILRPGDHLVIPDDAYGGTFRLIDKVFTHWGVEYTPVALADLDAVRGAITSRTRLIWVETPTNPLLSIADIAGIAALGQQSGAKVLVDNTFASPALQQPLTLGADVVLHSTTKYIGGHSDVVGGALVTNDEELDQAFAFLQNGAGGVPGPFDAYLTLRGLKTLVVRMERHSENAAAVAEFLTGHPSVSAVLYPGLPDHPNHEVAARQMRRFGGMVSVRMKDGRQAAERLCANTKVFILAESLGGVESLIEHPSAMTHASTAGSQLEVPDDLVRLSVGIEDIADLLADLEQALA, from the coding sequence ATGAGTGACGAGCGCACGGCACAGCACGGTCTTGGAACTAAAGCCATCCACGCCGGGTACCGACCCGATCCGGCGACCGGAGCCGTCAACACTCCGATCTACGCCAGCAGCACCTTCGCCCAGGACGGTGTCGGCGGCCTGCGCGGCGGATTCGAATACGCGCGCACCGGCAACCCGACGCGGGCGGCGCTGGAAGCGTCGCTGGCCGCCGTCGAGGAAGGCGCATTCGGGAGGGCGTTCAGTTCCGGGATGGCGGCCACCGACTGTGCGCTCCGGGCGATCCTGCGCCCCGGAGATCACCTGGTCATCCCGGACGACGCCTATGGCGGCACCTTCCGGTTGATCGACAAGGTTTTCACCCACTGGGGCGTCGAGTACACGCCGGTGGCATTGGCCGATCTGGATGCGGTGCGCGGGGCGATCACGTCGCGAACCCGGCTGATTTGGGTGGAGACGCCGACCAACCCGTTGCTGTCGATCGCCGACATTGCCGGCATCGCGGCCCTGGGTCAGCAGAGCGGGGCAAAAGTGCTGGTGGACAACACGTTTGCCTCGCCCGCGTTGCAGCAACCGTTGACGCTCGGTGCGGACGTGGTGCTGCACTCGACCACCAAGTACATCGGTGGGCACTCCGATGTGGTGGGCGGTGCGCTGGTGACCAACGACGAAGAGCTGGACCAGGCGTTCGCGTTCCTGCAGAACGGCGCCGGAGGGGTACCCGGTCCCTTCGACGCCTACCTGACCCTGCGCGGGCTCAAGACGTTGGTGGTGCGCATGGAGCGGCACAGCGAAAACGCTGCAGCGGTAGCCGAGTTCCTCACCGGACATCCGTCAGTAAGCGCAGTGCTCTACCCGGGGCTCCCCGATCACCCCAACCACGAGGTCGCCGCTCGGCAGATGCGGCGTTTCGGTGGGATGGTCTCGGTTCGGATGAAAGACGGACGGCAAGCCGCGGAGCGGCTGTGCGCCAACACCAAGGTCTTCATCCTCGCCGAATCACTGGGCGGCGTGGAGTCGCTGATCGAGCATCCCAGCGCCATGACGCACGCGTCGACCGCCGGCTCGCAATTAGAGGTTCCCGACGATTTGGTTCGCCTTTCGGTCGGGATCGAGGACATCGCCGATCTGCTCGCCGACCTCGAACAGGCGCTCGCCTAG
- the greA gene encoding transcription elongation factor GreA, protein MTDTQVTWLTQESHDRLKAELDQLIANRPVIAAEINDRREEGDLRENGGYHAAREEQGQQEARIRQLQDLLNNAKVGEAPKQSGVALPGSVVKVYYNGDESDSETFLIATRQEGVNDGKLEVYSPNSPLGAALIDAKVGETRSYVVPSGKTIEVTLVSAEPYHS, encoded by the coding sequence ATGACGGATACTCAGGTGACCTGGTTGACCCAGGAGTCACATGACCGACTCAAGGCCGAACTCGACCAGTTGATCGCTAACCGTCCGGTCATCGCCGCCGAAATCAATGACCGCCGCGAGGAGGGCGACCTGCGGGAGAACGGCGGCTACCACGCCGCCCGGGAAGAGCAGGGTCAGCAGGAGGCGCGCATCCGTCAGCTGCAAGACCTGCTCAACAACGCGAAAGTCGGCGAAGCGCCGAAGCAGTCCGGGGTGGCACTGCCCGGTTCGGTGGTCAAGGTCTACTACAACGGCGACGAGTCGGACTCGGAGACCTTCCTCATCGCTACCCGGCAAGAGGGAGTCAACGACGGCAAGCTCGAGGTCTACTCGCCCAACTCGCCGTTGGGTGCGGCGTTGATCGACGCCAAGGTGGGCGAGACCCGCAGCTACGTCGTGCCTAGCGGCAAGACCATCGAGGTCACGCTGGTCAGCGCGGAGCCGTACCACTCCTAG
- a CDS encoding RDD family protein yields MSNQPPPGGSYPPPQSGGYEPPSGYQPPPPSAPGGGSFPPPPPPPQGGYPPPPPPSGAVAPPPPGPAIRDLPQDAYTPWVTRVLAALIDGVPIAVVVGIGQIISTLLTTTRHYESYGYSYDVSEPSIFGILLSWLLNLAALAYVVWNFGYKQGTTGSSIGKGIMKFKVVSEATGQPLGFGMSLVRQLAHIADGLACYIGYLWPLWDAKRQTFADKIMTTVCLPI; encoded by the coding sequence ATGAGTAATCAGCCGCCTCCCGGCGGGTCATACCCCCCGCCCCAATCCGGTGGATACGAGCCGCCCAGCGGCTACCAGCCGCCCCCTCCATCTGCGCCGGGCGGTGGCAGCTTCCCACCTCCGCCTCCACCGCCCCAGGGCGGCTACCCCCCTCCGCCTCCGCCGTCCGGCGCAGTTGCGCCCCCGCCGCCCGGTCCGGCCATCCGTGACCTGCCCCAGGACGCCTACACGCCGTGGGTCACCCGCGTGCTGGCGGCACTCATCGACGGTGTGCCGATCGCTGTGGTCGTCGGTATCGGGCAGATCATTTCGACGCTGCTGACGACGACACGTCACTACGAGTCGTACGGATACAGCTACGACGTCAGCGAGCCGTCGATCTTCGGGATTCTGCTGTCGTGGCTGCTCAACCTCGCGGCGCTGGCCTACGTCGTCTGGAACTTCGGGTACAAGCAGGGGACGACCGGGTCGAGCATCGGCAAGGGGATCATGAAGTTCAAGGTCGTCAGCGAGGCGACCGGACAGCCCCTTGGATTCGGGATGTCGTTGGTCCGCCAGCTGGCGCACATTGCCGACGGCCTCGCGTGCTACATCGGATATTTGTGGCCACTCTGGGACGCCAAGCGGCAGACCTTCGCGGACAAAATCATGACGACGGTTTGCCTACCGATCTGA
- the mca gene encoding mycothiol conjugate amidase Mca yields the protein MSELRLMAVHAHPDDESSKGAATLARYADEGHRVMVVSLTGGERGEILNPAMDLPDVHGHIHEIRRDEMARAAEILGVEHTWLGFVDSGLPKGDPPPPLPEGCFALVPLEESTEALVRVVREFRPHVLITYDENGGYPHPDHIRCHEVSMAAYEASGDYRLFPEAGEPWTVLKLYYVHGFLRQRMEVLQNEFIKRGQKGPFDKWLTHWLPEHDPYANRVTTRVECAAYFPQRDDALRAHATQIDPNAEFFAAPLEWQEELWPTEEFELARSRVPIKLPESDLFAGIENP from the coding sequence GTGAGCGAACTGCGGTTGATGGCGGTGCACGCCCACCCGGACGACGAGTCCAGCAAGGGCGCGGCCACCTTGGCCCGGTATGCCGACGAGGGGCACCGCGTGATGGTGGTGTCGCTGACCGGTGGTGAGCGCGGCGAGATCCTGAACCCGGCGATGGACCTGCCCGACGTGCACGGCCACATCCACGAAATCCGGCGCGACGAGATGGCCAGGGCTGCCGAGATCCTCGGCGTCGAGCACACCTGGCTGGGCTTTGTCGACTCCGGGCTGCCCAAGGGGGACCCACCGCCACCACTGCCCGAAGGTTGTTTCGCGCTGGTGCCGCTCGAGGAGTCCACCGAGGCGCTGGTGCGCGTGGTCCGGGAATTCCGGCCGCACGTGCTGATCACCTACGACGAGAACGGCGGCTACCCGCATCCCGACCACATTCGCTGCCACGAGGTTTCCATGGCCGCGTACGAGGCATCCGGCGACTATCGGCTCTTTCCCGAAGCCGGCGAGCCGTGGACAGTGTTGAAGCTGTACTACGTGCACGGCTTCCTGCGGCAGCGCATGGAGGTGCTGCAGAACGAGTTCATCAAACGCGGCCAAAAAGGCCCGTTCGACAAGTGGCTCACGCATTGGCTCCCCGAACATGACCCCTACGCCAACCGGGTGACGACGCGGGTCGAATGCGCGGCCTACTTCCCCCAACGCGACGACGCCTTGCGGGCGCACGCCACCCAGATCGACCCGAATGCCGAGTTCTTTGCCGCCCCGCTGGAGTGGCAGGAAGAGCTGTGGCCGACCGAGGAGTTCGAACTGGCCCGCTCCCGCGTGCCCATCAAACTCCCCGAGAGTGACCTGTTCGCCGGGATCGAGAACCCGTGA
- a CDS encoding thioredoxin domain-containing protein: MSPAESGANTLARATSPYLRQHADNPVHWQQWTPQALAEAAARDVPILLSIGYAACHWCHVMAHESFEDDEVAAAMNAGFVCVKVDREERPDIDAVYMNATVALTGQGGWPMTCFLTPDGRPFFCGTYYPKDSFLQLLSAVSQTWRERRGEVEETSDHIADELRKMTSALPGGGPEIAPELCEHAVATVLREEDTVRGGFGGAPKFPPSALLEGLLRHYERVGGTGSGAAALQAVERTCTAMARGGIYDQLAGGFARYSVDNAWVVPHFEKMLYDNALLLRVYAHWARRTGDPLAHRITAQTAWFLLDELADGAVFTSSLDADADGREGSTYVWTPAQLTGVLGEDDGRWAAEVFEVTPDGTFEHGSSVLQLLHEPDDHQRFERIRRALLAARLTRVQPGRDDKVVTSWNGLAITALTEASVALDQPDLTQAARRCAAALLDLHVVDGRLRRASLGGVVGDSGAILEDHAMLATGLLSLYQLTAEDEWLTAATDLLDTAVLHFRDAQRPGRWFDTADDAEQLVLRPADPLDGATPSGASSIAEALLTAAHLVDGSRAERYLQLANETLRAHSVLLARAPRSAGHWLAVAEAAVRGPLQIAVACAEQLSPLLADARRLAPGGAIVVGGEVDSSPLLSGRDRVAGADAAYVCRGRTCDLPVTSAAELADALGVPG; this comes from the coding sequence ATGAGCCCGGCTGAATCGGGGGCGAACACCCTCGCCCGGGCCACTAGCCCATATCTGCGCCAGCACGCCGACAACCCGGTGCACTGGCAGCAGTGGACGCCGCAGGCATTGGCCGAAGCCGCGGCGCGCGACGTGCCGATCCTGCTGTCCATCGGTTATGCCGCGTGCCATTGGTGTCACGTCATGGCCCACGAATCGTTCGAAGACGACGAAGTGGCCGCGGCTATGAATGCCGGTTTCGTCTGCGTCAAGGTCGACCGCGAGGAACGGCCGGACATCGACGCCGTCTACATGAACGCCACCGTTGCGCTCACCGGTCAGGGCGGATGGCCCATGACGTGCTTCCTCACACCCGATGGCCGACCCTTCTTCTGCGGCACCTACTACCCGAAGGACAGCTTCTTGCAACTTCTTTCGGCCGTCTCGCAGACATGGCGGGAGCGTCGAGGCGAGGTTGAGGAGACGTCGGACCACATCGCCGACGAACTGCGCAAGATGACGTCGGCCCTGCCTGGCGGGGGTCCGGAGATCGCGCCCGAGCTGTGCGAGCACGCGGTGGCCACCGTGCTGCGTGAGGAGGACACCGTTCGCGGCGGCTTCGGCGGAGCTCCCAAGTTCCCACCGTCAGCGCTGCTGGAGGGGCTGCTGCGCCACTATGAGCGCGTCGGAGGTACCGGTTCGGGGGCGGCCGCGCTGCAGGCCGTCGAGCGGACGTGCACCGCGATGGCGCGGGGCGGCATCTACGATCAACTGGCCGGCGGCTTCGCCCGCTACAGCGTCGACAATGCGTGGGTCGTACCGCATTTCGAGAAGATGCTCTACGACAACGCGCTGTTGCTGCGCGTGTACGCGCACTGGGCGCGGCGCACGGGTGATCCACTGGCGCATCGCATCACCGCCCAGACCGCCTGGTTCCTGCTCGACGAACTCGCCGACGGCGCCGTGTTCACGTCGTCGCTGGATGCCGACGCCGACGGTCGCGAAGGTTCTACCTATGTGTGGACACCGGCTCAGCTCACCGGGGTACTGGGTGAGGATGACGGGCGTTGGGCGGCGGAGGTTTTCGAGGTCACCCCGGACGGCACGTTCGAACACGGGTCCTCGGTGCTGCAGTTGCTGCACGAGCCGGACGACCACCAACGCTTCGAACGCATCAGGCGCGCGCTGTTGGCGGCCAGGCTCACCCGAGTCCAACCGGGGCGTGACGACAAGGTTGTCACGTCGTGGAACGGGTTGGCGATCACCGCCCTGACCGAGGCCAGCGTGGCGCTCGACCAGCCCGACCTGACCCAGGCCGCGCGGCGGTGCGCGGCCGCCCTGCTTGACCTGCACGTCGTCGACGGCCGGCTGCGGCGGGCCAGCTTGGGCGGTGTGGTGGGCGACAGCGGCGCGATCCTGGAAGACCACGCGATGCTGGCCACCGGGCTGTTGTCGCTCTACCAGCTGACGGCCGAGGACGAGTGGCTGACCGCAGCGACCGATCTGTTGGACACCGCGGTGCTGCACTTCCGCGACGCACAACGCCCCGGCCGGTGGTTCGACACCGCCGACGATGCCGAGCAACTGGTGCTCCGGCCCGCCGACCCGTTGGACGGAGCCACTCCGTCCGGGGCGTCGTCGATCGCCGAGGCGCTACTGACCGCCGCTCATCTGGTCGACGGCTCCCGCGCCGAGCGCTACCTGCAGCTGGCGAACGAGACGTTGCGTGCGCATTCGGTGCTCTTGGCTCGCGCGCCGCGCTCGGCGGGTCATTGGCTGGCGGTGGCCGAAGCCGCGGTGCGCGGACCGTTGCAGATCGCAGTCGCCTGCGCCGAGCAGCTGTCGCCGCTGTTGGCCGATGCGCGCCGACTGGCTCCGGGCGGGGCGATTGTGGTTGGGGGCGAGGTGGACTCGTCGCCGCTGCTCAGCGGCCGGGACCGGGTGGCCGGCGCCGATGCGGCATATGTGTGCCGCGGCCGCACGTGTGACCTACCGGTGACGAGTGCGGCCGAGCTCGCGGACGCCCTGGGCGTGCCCGGGTAA
- a CDS encoding (2Z,6E)-farnesyl diphosphate synthase, translated as MEIIPPRLKEPLYRLYELRLRQGLAASKADLPRHIAVLCDGNRRWARSLGYDDVSYGYRMGALKIAEMLRWCQDAGIEMTTIYLLSTENLQRDPDELAALIEIITDVVEEICAPANRWSVRTVGDLELLGEETAKRLRDAVDSTPSTATFHVNVAVGYGGRREIVDAVRALLSKELANGATAEELIEKVTAEGISENLYTSGQPDPDLVIRTSGEQRLSGFLLWQSAYSEMWFTEAHWPAFRHVDFLRALRAYSLRHRRYGK; from the coding sequence GTGGAGATCATCCCGCCGCGGCTCAAGGAGCCGTTGTATCGGCTCTATGAGCTTCGGTTGCGGCAGGGGTTGGCCGCCTCCAAGGCCGATCTGCCACGCCACATCGCGGTCCTTTGCGACGGAAACCGGCGCTGGGCGCGCAGCTTGGGATACGACGACGTCAGCTACGGCTACCGCATGGGCGCCCTAAAGATCGCCGAAATGCTGCGATGGTGCCAGGACGCCGGCATCGAGATGACCACCATCTATCTGCTGTCCACCGAAAATCTGCAGCGTGATCCCGACGAACTGGCCGCACTCATCGAGATCATCACCGATGTCGTCGAAGAGATCTGTGCACCCGCCAACCGCTGGAGCGTTCGCACCGTCGGCGATCTGGAACTGTTGGGCGAGGAAACGGCAAAGCGGCTGCGTGATGCGGTGGATTCGACGCCGAGCACGGCAACCTTCCACGTCAACGTCGCGGTTGGTTATGGCGGGCGCCGGGAAATCGTCGATGCGGTACGGGCCCTGCTGAGCAAGGAGCTCGCCAACGGCGCGACGGCCGAGGAACTCATCGAAAAGGTAACGGCCGAAGGAATTTCGGAAAATCTTTACACGTCAGGGCAACCCGATCCGGACCTGGTGATCCGGACGTCGGGGGAGCAGCGACTGTCCGGGTTTCTGCTCTGGCAGAGCGCCTACTCCGAGATGTGGTTCACCGAAGCTCATTGGCCCGCGTTCCGTCATGTCGACTTTCTGCGCGCGCTGCGCGCTTACAGCCTCCGGCACCGTAGGTACGGCAAGTAG
- a CDS encoding DUF4307 domain-containing protein — protein sequence MNSDAPSRPAARYGRARLSRRSRRHIAIGLGVLVVVAGLVIAVIGYQRIATSDVSGSLAGYQIIDSETASVTISVTRKDPSRPVDCIVRVRAKDGSETGRREVLVPPSDQATVQVTTTLKSSKPPVMADVYGCGTEVPGYLRSS from the coding sequence ATGAACTCCGATGCCCCGTCTCGTCCCGCGGCCCGTTACGGTCGGGCGCGGCTGTCACGCCGGTCGCGGCGTCACATCGCGATCGGCCTGGGGGTGTTGGTCGTGGTGGCTGGCCTCGTGATCGCCGTGATCGGCTACCAGCGCATCGCCACCAGCGACGTCAGCGGTTCGCTGGCCGGCTATCAAATCATCGATAGCGAAACGGCGTCGGTGACCATCAGCGTGACCCGTAAGGACCCGTCGCGGCCGGTGGACTGCATCGTGCGGGTGCGGGCCAAAGACGGCAGCGAGACGGGCCGCCGCGAGGTGCTGGTTCCCCCCTCCGATCAGGCCACTGTGCAGGTCACGACGACGCTCAAATCCAGCAAGCCACCGGTGATGGCGGACGTATACGGTTGCGGCACAGAGGTACCCGGTTACCTGCGATCCTCCTGA